The Theileria parva strain Muguga chromosome 1, complete sequence, whole genome shotgun sequence DNA window gttaaaaatagcGACAACAAAGGAATCAAAAGGCATTTTGATACAGAAATACTCtaatactaaaaaataCACTCAAAATATAAgaaatgaatataaaataaaaattttgaagaATTAACCAAATTAGAATCAATTAAGAAATTGAggtattaaaatgtgtgacCTTCATGAGGGAAGTAATTTGGTATAAATTGGACTATTGCTTAAGATAAACTTCacagaataaattatatcgacattttcacaaaattttgtttttaccaaattatGTGTTGATTTTTTACTTGCCGATGGGGATTCAGTGAATCAAAcataacatttattaattatattttaattattttaatccACTATAACATTTTGAActcattatatttatatattacagGTTTGttaacttatttattctGTTGAATGATGATTTCTCTACCCTTGATTGGATTCTTTAAAGAACCaaatgaaatttaaataacgGAGTAGATTTCAATCTGActtttacatattttattatccAAAAATTAAGATATTTTAGGTGATGTATCATGCTTGTTCCCACTCATTGGCTTTTTAAATTACCTATCGCAAAGGACCGTGTTCGTTTTCTTCGACTTTACAGTCGCGCCTCCTTTATTTTGGGGCTTGGTCTAGCTTACTATGGTCATAGGCCAAATTACAAGGAAACACCTGCCAAACCATCttttttttataaacttCGTCTCAAGACTTTGTTGGCAAGGAATAAAATCTCAAAAGAAGATTATGAAAGATAtttagattttaaaaatttgtgAAATTTACTCTTTTTAACACCTTcatttgaattttaatacCAAAACTCTACATCacaaactaattttataacatGCACTTTATAAGATATTAATTACTTAAAGGTGTGTTCATTCTCAGTCACTTAAATCCATGCTCGATGATAGTCGTTGGATTTCATTCTCGctaaaattgtaattttacaGTTGTTTCTTACCTTAAAACCAGGTACTGAGAGTTTATGTACCTTTCAATGGAGTCTAGGTTGTAAGCTATTCTAAGACCCCCAACCATAACTCCCAAAACAAATCCTGCAACTCCTCCATCTAAATACACATTACTACGTGAATCTTACATAAGTGGCAGTTTTGATAATCGTAGAACGACCAAATTGCTATTGTACCAGGTACTGCGCCCAGTATTCCAGAAACCAAACCTCTattcaattatatatttttactcttatttgtgtatattgtaattaatatgtgtaatatagtgtgtaaagtTACCTAAAACCGGCTAGAAAAATCGACATTAAAAAGAGCATACAAGATGTGGTAATGACCATAGCCTGGTATTTAGGCGCTTCTATCATTATTGATGTCGCAATACCTGCACCTGTTCCTATTATCGCTGAGGTTATCAGGTGATATCCACCCCCTCTGTAGAACTTCTTACTCTTCATTCCCTAACCAGATGACTAAGTTTTTACTTACTTTAGAGTACAGTTTCGCGGTCAGATGTACAAAAATTACAGCCGTCGACACTTGGATTACACAGATAAGCACCATGAACACCTTTAATGGCCAGCAGGACATTTTATCTACGCAGAAGTCCtttatctaaaaaatatatcatatcaaaatttttagaaaatttttaatgttcCTTCACTTACTACTTTGAATCCCATGCTATCATCCTCAACTGGCATTTCTTTATGTTTTGCTGGCACTCTCTCGCGTAATGTGACttccatttttatattaacttaaaatgttttaatttgatattCTAATTAGTGGTTCACTGAGTTTATTTTGTTCATCTGAGCATAATTGCTTGTTAATTCTGGGttctaaattattattttgcATATTTGAATCACCTTGACTCACATGTATGCGGTTATCGTATACTAACTTCTACCGTAACATATAACCATATATTATTCTAAACGTACTAATAcaaatatacaataataacatatgaataatatgtgatgttaatataatactaaCACATATAACAATATATTGCTATTACATACTACTGCAACATTGTATGTTAgtgaaaaaaatatttactatCAAGTACATGTTCTAGGTTAAAATTCCCTTTCTTCGGAGGTGGTCTGAAATTGATTTGTAGTTTGTTTAGTACAGATTTATGTAAGTCATCGAGTATGGGTTTTGTGTGCATGTTGAAAAACTCGTTTCGTATGTATGTGTGCATCATGTCCACCTTGTCAGGATGGATCCAATAACTGTCATGTACTGACGCAAAGCTCTGCGTATGCTTGAAAACTTCAGTTGCAGTCATCATTAGATGTGAGGCATCCAGTGAGTGAATAAAGTTTGGTGGGAAAGCCAGCTTCTGCCTCCTCTTATC harbors:
- a CDS encoding putative integral membrane protein; the protein is MEVTLRERVPAKHKEMPVEDDSMGFKVIKDFCVDKMSCWPLKVFMVLICVIQVSTAVIFVHLTAKLYSKGMKSKKFYRGGGYHLITSAIIGTGAGIATSIMIEAPKYQAMVITTSCMLFLMSIFLAGFRGLVSGILGAVPGTIAIWSFYDYQNCHLYGGVAGFVLGVMVGGLRIAYNLDSIERYINSQYLVLSENEIQRLSSSMDLSD